The Astyanax mexicanus isolate ESR-SI-001 chromosome 18, AstMex3_surface, whole genome shotgun sequence DNA window atgctctcaaacacattaagagacaagaaattcaagtaattaactcttgacgagttcagcacagctgttaactgaaagcctgaattccaggtgactctagctcataaagctgactgagaaaatccagccaagatgtgtaaaactgtctaaCCATCTAACCAAGAGgtactactttgaagaatgtcaAGTATAAAACAatggtttaacatttttttgttcattaaatcATTTCATGTTTTcctaaataattttaaaagtcaGGGCCTCTGAATTATACCAATAAAAAGTGTGTGCTACTTTGAGCTACttgtgttaatggtgtaaaatagccatttctttgcatgggaaactctatgcccctatgacaagcattgtaagcctgttgggagcatcggctaaaagcgctttATTTGGGAAAGCtgggggagaacggaggtgggctattcaacaaaagtttgtactcgttatcatgtttcactacaacccaagtccatttcacaccagatttctcctttaagtctaAACCTGCAATAAGCAATATCTGGACATGGTCCACATTAGCAAATTCTTTGTTAAAGAGCTTTTAGTAGAAAGTTTTAGTAATTTGATTCCATTCACCATCATTATACAAAATTCTGCCTGGGTTAGTTTCTCTAGTTTCTTACACCCTGCAGAAGGCGCAtcctgatgctcattgctatcttacaccccaccaacagtctattcaTTCCTTCATTCATTCCTTCTatctgtgtcatttaaatagcaatgatgCTTGTGAATATCTCTACACGGGTATGATTTTCTGGAAACAAGGTGTGCTCAAGTacatttctgctgtattgctatcttggcagcagaaaacacaggtgcttcacTTACTGATTTTAACCCCGACAACAGTCAActatcagacgttcattgctaccttGAAAACGCAGATAACCGCAACCACACATGCAAACCTCCCCTTGTTACACAcatgaacatgcagcagtgcacaaacccaacttttacatcggcaataaatgaataaatagaaaacaacaaaaaataacatggctgtggcgcaccttcacagcatgaacgagcGGTTTCAAAGAGGCATTGGACACCACAGaggtagctgcgctgttgaaatagcaatccgccaaagtcagagcacacatgGCTCTTAAAAAAATGGCAGGTGATCAATTTAAATAATTAGTGCATTCCTTTTGTGCGTTTCGATTCGCACAAGGCGTACTTCTCCCGATGTTATGATAGCaacgacacactgacacgccctaaatcaagttgaATGGTGCACGGTTCACGGCTtggctatagattgctaaaaaacTGCCTGTAGTGTTTCACAACAAACCCACTGAATGACTTTATTCACATCCTAAATAACTAACTATTCCTTAATTTTGAAATGTCACAAACATTACTAGATATTATGCTAATATTTGTGCACTCTGCACTCTGTACTCAAACTTtaagctcatttttttttaaattacaatcATTTTAATGCTTTTTCAACCTCACAAAGTACTAAATATTTATTATCATGGACcataacacagacacacagagctgCTACATGGACTGCTAATCGCGGAGCTAACAGCTGCAGGTTTGCTGCCTGCTTAAAGTCTTTCAGACGAACACAGCTTCCCGCAGAGCGTGCAGCTCCGCCGCTGTGTTTACAGCACAGTGTGGGGTCTGTGCTGGAGCTGCTGCATGATTAGGGTACTTCAGTAAAGCAGCGTCGTTTTGGCTACGTCTACAGAGACTCTGCTGCGCATCTTCAGCAGTTACGACCACAGTGCTCTATAATTAGTTGAAGGTTAAATAAATGTTAGCTGAATGTTACTTGAACATTAGGTGAACTTTAATTTAACATGAGGTGAATGTTGAGGTTATAGTACTTAAATATTACGTGAATGGTATGTTAATGCTAGGTGAACATTAGCTAAAAGTTAGTTGAATGTTGGGTGAATGTTACATGAATATTAGTTAAAGGTTAGATGAATTTTAGTTGAATGTTACATGAACGTTAGGTAGACGTCAGCTAAACGTTATTTGAATGTTGGTTGAAAAGGTTAGATAAATGTTACTTGGATATTAGTTAAAGTTAGATGAATGTTAAATGTTATTTGAATGTTACGTGAACATTAAGTAAACGTTAGCTGAACATTATCTGAATGTTAGATGAGTATTACTTGAATGTTAGGTAAGCGTTCATTGAACATTTGGTGTACATTACTTGAAAGCTGGCTTAATGTGGGGTTTATGCTAGGTGAATGTTAGACAAATGTTAGTTGAACATGAACTCGAACGTTAAGTGAACGTTGGAGTAAAGCTACTTGAATGTTAGATTTATGCTAGGTGAATGTTCAACTATTGTTCAACTAACATTAATCCAACATTCAAACTGAGCATTATATGAATGTTACTTGAACGTTGGATAATCGTTAACAGAATGCTGGCGAAATGTTTTTTGAAAGTTGAATGTTACTTGAACATTAGATGACTGTTCAACTAACATTCACCAAACGTTACTTGAATGTTAGATGACTGTTTAATGAACAGTCATCTAACATTCAAGTAACATAACCTCAACATTTACCATATTTTCAAGTAATATTCATCTAACATTGAACTAACATTCACCAAACTTTCAATGAATGTTAGATGAATGTTTGGTTTATGCTAGGTGAACATTAGGTGAATGTTAATTGAATGTTAAATGAATGTTACTTGAACATTAGCTGAATGCACTTTTTTAGAAGAATCTGATATTCACAAATTTTCTTCAATGTAGAAACACTTTAGACAAGTCATAAATACCAATCGATCAGTTATAGCAGTTTTGTTCGTTATAAGTTCTAAAATTCTAATATTTTAATGACAGTTTGACAGTTatgtattatgttttttaaaaaagtaggttatatataaattatatatatatattttttttatcagcaatCATGGTTAATTTATGGTACTGGCATCTGGCTTTTTATCAAAATGTAGGatctgttacttttttttttctccccaatttacacggccaattacccaccccacgcactaggactccccctatcactagtaatgccccaacacaccaggagagatctgttactttttaaagaagttGACTATGGCGTTTTGTGAAGGGAGCACATGTTTGAAGATCATTAAAATTTTTATTAGCAGACAATTATGAATACTTATGTAACACCCTGCCTACCCACCTATGTAATAATGGCAGGGCCCTGGTCCAATTGACTATTGGTACAGAATAACATATTTCAAATTTTGTATGAGCAAATTAGGTAGACTTAGTGTGCTCTATTTTAATAGATCTCTCCTTTTCACATGCTCAGTTATTTCTAATGGagattatttaaaaagaaaataaagaaatataaagaaaaaaataaccagTACTTAATGTACTTAACCTATACCGGAACTGTGGGCCCACACACGCACAATCGCACACACTCAGAAAAAATAAGgtaaggtattttagaaataaaatgaaagttggcccgcaggttttaataatgtgagattcaaagtttaaacgataggtgtcagaaaacgggacaaagagtctaaaagcgtcgagaatgcgcagttgtagtgcaaaaaacggaccaaagagtctatatgcggcgacaatgcgcagttgtagcatggGAAACGtaccaaaaagtctaaaagcggcgagaatgcgcagttgtaatGCGTAAAACGGATTAAAGAGTCTATATGCGGCGAGAATGTgcagttgtggcgcagaaaacgggccaaagagtctaaaatcggcgGAAGTGCGCAGTCGttgcgcagaaaacgggccaagtAGTCTAACAACTTCAAAGAAATGAAAATGGGACAGCAATTGCAAAGGCATGTtggaaaaaatactattttttaactgagttcagagggaagtttgtatgtttaatttgtcaggaacagtacaatattaagagacattatgaaacgaaacatcaatttgaaaaatcctaGTTTACacaaacactgtcaaaaatagtACTTACGACCTCTAGAGAATGTTCTGGGTGTCTGGTAAGAGCAGGGCAACGTAGAATCAGCGCAGTAGTAGTTTAGGAATGGTGGAACAGCCAAGAAGCCAAGAAGTCATAAACAGCTCCCTCATCAGCTCTCAAGCTCTATGCAGCTCACTGGGCTCTTCAGAAACACTGTCCGTGTCCTGTATTTACACAATTAGTCTTAGCTAGGCAAAGGTTTAACCATATTTTAGGACACAACAGCAGCAACACATCACACTCAGTGTTACTGAGGTAACTAACATGGCTGATAAGCAGCCAAACACACACCGTTTTGGCTAGCTTACAAACAATAGAGTGTAAAGATTTACTAAGCTAAcaaagcttatatatatatatatatgtgaacaaaacaATTTACCTCATCAAAGATGCCCCAAAAAAGGCACACCACTGGTTTAACTGGCCGTTAGCCACATTTTGGACTTGTTTTGTAGCACCTGTGCTTCATGACTGACTCTACTTagctctctcttcttctctccttctctcgttCTGCCCCCTGCTGCTCGCGACGCAGCTCCAAGCCCCACCCACCCACTACTCAAGATTCTGACTGACAGGAAAAATAACCAATTatcttgcacaaaaaaaaaaaaaatatatatatatatatatatatatatatatatatatatatatatatatatatatatatatatatatatatatatatatatatatataataaagaaatatatatatatatatatatatatatatatatatatatataatataaaaatatacataaaaaatatatatatatatatatatatatatatatatttacagttgcACAAACACTATTAATTTAGTGAGCACAAATAAActattatacaaataaaaattaacTTCTTTTTTAGAATTCCCTAAATTTACATAACTTAAACAGTTAAACTAAACAGGGCTACACTTAATAAACTAGCACATGCTTTTAATtaagaagatatatatatatatatatattttgtttaagaATTTGCCATTCTTAGGATTAAAGGTGCAAATGCACTATTTTGTTGCTTAAGAACATGTTATAAATCTGACATAGACTGTTCTTACGAATTTCCTTAACAACAAATTTACGATAATTCCTAAGAAGATATTGGTgatgagtaggggtgggcgatatggccctaaaataatatcgcaatatttcatggtattttcgcgctaatgatactcttggcgatatgacaaaacatggaatttaaaaaataatttcaagaatacacaactgcaacaaaatgcatattacattttattattgcatacgatatgatatggcacacctctaacctctgagacatttaaaaaataaaatatatatttttttgtaacagaagtcaatgatccagaatgtcatgatactaataataatgcactccaaatatctccatatatccaggactgaagtaaaataaatgatactggacagatataatctgtctctagtagatatatagtataatggaaaataagaacagtgtgaattttccttttgctaaaaacagctaaaaaagttGTACCCCGATGTGatagttaggggtgggtgataaggaacgatattttatggtataatattgttcacgttattcaaaaatgttggcgatattatcgtgtacgatacgatatggcacattgAGTCTGTGTTCTCTTACCTTCCACCTTCATTCTTGATCTCTCAGGTGGAGAAGAATGAAGAGGCTGACCAGGAGATCAAGCAAGATGGCACCAAACCAGAAGACAAAGCCCACAAGGCGGCCACCAAGATCCAGGCCAGCTTCCGGGGACACATAATCCGGAAAAAAATGAAGGACGACGACAAGGAGGAGGACAGTCCCGCCGCCCCGGACGAGTCAGCAGAGGCGGCTGAGGCGGCCGAGGAGGAACCCAAGGAAGGGGAggcagaggaggagaagaagaaggaggaagcCAATTCTCCAGCCACGGAGAAGCCAGCTGAGGAGGCAGGCGAGGAGAAGGCCAAGAGCCCCGTGGCCGATCCGCCCGCCAACTCTCCGGCAGCTGCCGACGAAGCCAAGGCTGAAGCCCCCGCTGCCACCTCCCCCTCAGAACCGCCCGCCAAGCAGGAGGTCAAGGAGGAGACCAAGGAAACGGAGAAACCTGGAGAGGCACCCGCCGCCACGGAGGCCGAGAAACCCGCCGAGAATGTAACCGCCgacaagaaggaggaggaggagaaggtggAAGCCAAACAAGCCGACGTGCCTGCCGCTGCTAACGAGACAGCTGATTGTGAGGATGCAAACCAAACACAAGACAAAAAAGGTGCGTCAATAAAGACAAGAGGACAGTAAACTAATCTAAAATATTGattcatacagtaccagtcaaacgtacatcataaataaataatagtcataatagtataataatagtaataagtcatccagattatgaaggaacagataaggaatcatgtagtaacttaaaattgttaacttgtggtttctgaggctggtaactctgatgagcttatcctgtgcaacagaggaaactcttgctcttcctttcctgagttGGCCCttataagagccagtttcatcattaatttttgatggtgtttgcaaCTGCccctgaggatactttcaaagttattgAAGATTGAAGAAGTTCATGCtcctcataatatggattagaacattactcaaatagagctattcactgtatacctataacgctacctcttcacaactttacaacattTGGTCTTTTATCATTGTTGCTTATTTGGTCAGAAAGTTGTTGATGTCTACAGTTAGCAATTTTCGTAATGGGAATGTTGGTCGGTTAAAGAAGCAAAATTGGTTGGTTAATGTTCTTAATGCTGTTTGTCTTGCTAATCTGGAAAATAAATATGACTAGTAATTAAGGTAATCTGGTCAGAATATATTGAACAGAAATCTTAATGGATATTCTGGGCAGAAAATAATGCTAGTAACTTGAACACTTTATTAGCAATTTGGCTAATTTGGCCAGTCAACATTGGTCATAATCTGGTCAGATAGTGTGTTTAATGTAGTCACTTAGTTGATAAAGTTGTCAGTTATCCATTAAGCTAATTTGGCCAGTTAACAAAGTTAATTGGGGAGGTTAGTGTTGCTAATTTGGTTACTTAGCAATTTTAGTTACATTTTTGTCTAAATTAGCCAGTTCGCATAGGTAATTTGGTCCAGTTAGTGTATCTACTTTAGCCAGTTAGCATAGCTAATTTGGTCAGTGTTGGTAAATTTGTCCAGTAATGTAGGTAATTATTGTTGCCAATTTATTATTTCTTCTAATTCTACCAGTTAGCATAGAACATTACGTTAGCGTTGTCAATTTTATAATCAGTGTATCTAATTTAGTCCAAAATCAATGcacttttgtttttacttttttttactagtgatatatttttaatttgaacacATTACCATAAGTTCCCACATGTCCACTGTCTCCTTTCTATAACTGAAAATCTACATTATCGTTTACTTTCTGTGGAGTTAGAACAGAGGAACTGCAGTGGGAGGAGCTCTGGAAATAACACCCTAAGATAAAGCTTCAACACGTCAGTGAAGCTCATGCATCGGTGGCCTCAGACCTTTAAAACGTGTGAAAATTCAGTGGGGGGAGTTTCATTAGCACTTTCTAATTGTGAGAGAAGATAGTAGCAACTTCATCAAAACCTTAATCAGCTGAACTGAATCGCTAACAAAACCCAACATAGTTAATGATGATCAGGATTATGTAAAATAGACGTATCACCCCAGCACTGTTTGGATAAAAATAGTagtctataataaaaataataatacataatagtaGAGCATTTGATTGAAAGCGTGTTACATTTTGGTTGAAAGTAAAAGTTCATTTTGAAGTGGATGAAAATATGTCTAAGACCTCACATAAGTACATTCccctgcaaaagtattcataccccttgaaccttttcacaattagtcaccttaaaaccacaaacttaaatgtattttattgagatttttaagTGAAAGAGGTATTTGCGAAGAAGAACGGaaatgatacatgattttcaaaaattgaatcaaataaaaatctgaaaagtgtaacgtgaaaaagttgtaaaaaaaaaaaaaataataataaaaacagcaccatgaagaccaaggatCTCAGAAGACAGGTCAGAGAAGTTTAAGGCTTAGGTTTTAAAGACAagtccatcatccaaaaattggaaactacaaacctaccaaaacatgaccatccacccaaactgacagattgagcaagaagagcactgctcagagaagcagccaagatgcccatggtcactctgaaggagctgcagaaatccacatctCAGaggttgtgcactccacaaatctggcctttatgtaaGAGTGTCAGGAAGAAACCAATTAATGAAACAAAGACATAAGAATTGCCATTTGCAGATTGTAGCCACAAGCCATGTAAAGAACACaataaacatgtggaagaaggtgctttgatcagatgagaccaaatTTTAAcgttttggcctaaatacaaaagCACTATGTGtggcggaaaagtaacactgctcctCAGCCTAGACACACCGTCCacactgtgaaacgtggtggtggcagcatcattctgtggggatgcttttcttcagcagggacagagaagctggacAGAGTAGATGAGTGGAAGATgcatggagccaaatacagggcaATTCTTTAAGAAAACATTTTGGAGGCTGGAAACTGGGAatgagattcaccttccagcaagacaatgaccctaaacatacagccagagctatagtctctagatgcacaaagctggtacaGACACATAACAAAGatgtgcagctgtaattgcagtgaaaggtggatctactaagtatatatatatattgataaagGGGGATGAATAACTTTGCACGtcacttttttcagatttttatttgattaaaattataaaaaaacgtATATCACTTCACAATGATCTgctcacttaaaatctcaatcaaATACTTTTAAGTTTGTGCATGTAACGTGGCAAAATGTCAAAAAGTAGCCACTGTAAACATAGTTAACTGCTTAAAAAAGACATCAATTCACTTTTAACTTATAACCAAATCTATATGTCACAAATATGCCATAAACATGGAAAAAAACTTAACCTCTTCAAAAACAtgtcttttccctcttttttcccTCACTTTTAACCAAAATGTAAGTCGTTTCAAAAAAAGGCTTTTTCAAATGGTCTTTTAACCATGAAATATTAGTTTTTAAGTAAGAAAGAAGCTTTTGGGATGTTTCTTTTTCAGCATGTGGAGTGTTAGAGCTGTGCTTCAGCTGGGAGGTAATTAGCTCAAGGCTTCAGAAATGGTTGTTGTTGCACATTGATGATTCCTGAAGGGAAAACAGGATGAGCTTTGGTCTAACTGAATTAGCGCATCGATTTCTCTCCTCTAGATCTTATAGTTTGTGCTTTAAGTGCGTGGCGGTTTGGTCAGAGATCTATACTGATGTGGGCTCCTCGATTCAATCTAAAGTGCACGACTCGACCACAATTAGGCTTTATAGATGTTCTCTCAGATTCTGCAAgaacacttagcaaccatgaaGGACGGTGTTTACTGTCGCTTCAGTGACGAATCGCTTCTTCTGCTAACGGACATCTGATCCCCACCATTAGCGAAATTCTAGCCTAGAAACTTCAGCCACTCTAATCTGTCATAAAACAGAAGTCACGTGAACTGAACCGGTCATTTAGGCTTTTAGTGATAAACGTTACAGTTATGGTTCATCCTACAGAAATGTccacttttttatatttgttttagaaCGATATTACATAACTTATTGTCTACATGAGTAACTATAAATGACAGCATAGTTATTTTACACGttttgtgcatttaaaaaaaattgtagataGCAAAggaaagtattttatttaaagtttttattaaaatgtttataaaaaaaattataatggaATGACCTGATCAACAAAAGTCATTTTGTCAATTAAAACTTgtagttaaataaaacaaaaaagacattgggctctattttagcaatctttaggcCACTATAGAGGCCACACTATGCAGCTTGGTTtagggcatcagtgtgtctttgctattataaagataaaaaaatgttattaaaatgtatctgttaaattaattaaataatcaacAGATAAGTACTAggttaaccaaaaaaaaagcatCATTAGGTGCATTTCTAAACAggatatttatataaatataatgttagcagaaaataatttgttaatattattagtaatatAGCAGCTTAACattattgatatttttttcaG harbors:
- the gap43 gene encoding neuromodulin; translated protein: MLCCIRRTKPVEKNEEADQEIKQDGTKPEDKAHKAATKIQASFRGHIIRKKMKDDDKEEDSPAAPDESAEAAEAAEEEPKEGEAEEEKKKEEANSPATEKPAEEAGEEKAKSPVADPPANSPAAADEAKAEAPAATSPSEPPAKQEVKEETKETEKPGEAPAATEAEKPAENVTADKKEEEEKVEAKQADVPAAANETADCEDANQTQDKKDAADESEAADGAVSEAGKDEEKDENA